In Calypte anna isolate BGI_N300 chromosome Z, bCalAnn1_v1.p, whole genome shotgun sequence, the following are encoded in one genomic region:
- the IL6ST gene encoding interleukin-6 receptor subunit beta isoform X1: MVSGWNWVARGFCLLLNICSLDVSGELVQSCGHIIPESPVLALGSNFTALCILNESCLDFGNIYANQIIWKVKNKVVPKEQYHEINRTVSSVTFNDTSSLATPLTCNILADGQIEQNIYGITVTVGLPPEKPKNLSCIVHQESKLTYPMTCTWNPGRHTYLDTNFRLKYRWPHETFPDCIPKDVNNSCTITDVQFFVNLEIFVEAANALGKAESDPLVLDPIEIVKPLSPHNLSVNSGILPTVLKLSWENRISGAVMKLKFNIRYKIIGDTNWTQVPPEDTASPRTSFSVQGLRPYTEYVFSIRCMKEDGVGYWSDWSEEKTGVTTEDKPSKGPPVWRIIDASHSPGYWTVHLMWKALQPFEANGVILQYEVIVRAKSFVSSPPEKYNVKTTNLTLKLPNGTYEVTVIAHNGAGASPPSVLLIPASNSKAPVRNVRTLPKDGKLWVGWTSPNSYVLKYVIEWCLVSNSSDCIIEWQIEPGNVQGAYLKGDIKPFKCYLITVYALYGDGQGTGQSVKAYLQQDRPSKGPTVQTKKVGKAEAVLTWNHLTVDEQNGFIRSYTIFYKTVDGNETAVTVDPSKTEYTLSSLTSDTLYTVRMMAYTDEGGRSGPDFTFTTQKFGKGEIEAIVVPVCLAFLLIVLLGVLFCFNKRDLIKKHIWPIVPDPSKSNIAQWSPQVPAKHNFNSKDQMYPEGSFTDVSVVEIEADDKKSFSDQDLKPFDLLKKEKSTSEGHSSGIGGSSCMSSPRQSVSDSDEGETTQNTSSTVQYSTVVLNGYRDQTPVQVFSRSESTQPLLDSEERSEDHAGGGDDATQRQQYFRQNGGQNEANIDRPCFERTKEVVPANEGDLVGFAQVQISGQSSQPLGLGLEENTQEDAPSDVLQGSAEGQAVRPGTEEGNPPSVEEMPKSYLPQTVRQGGYMPQ, translated from the exons ATGGTTTCTGGGTGGAACTGGGTGGCCCGTGGCTTCTGTCTGCTCTTGAACATTTGTTCTCTTGATG tttcaggTGAACTTGTACAGTCATGTGGTCACATCATCCCAGAGTCTCCTGTTTTGGCCCTTGGCTCCAATTTCACTGCATTATGCATTCTGAATGAGTCTTGTCTTGACTTCGGCAATATCTATGCTAATCAAATTATCtggaaagttaaaaataaagttgtaCCTAAAGAACAGTATCATGAAATAAACAGAACAGTTTCCAGTGTCACATTTAATGACACTTCTTCTCTAGCTACTCCTCTGACATGCAACATCTTGGCAGATGGACAGATTGAGCAGAACATTTATGGAATTACAGTTACAGTAGGCT TGCCTCCAGAGAAGCCAAAAAACCTAAGTTGCATTGTGCATCAGGAGTCAAAACTCACATATCCTATGACTTGTACCTGGAACCCTGGGCGACATACATACTTGGACACAAACTTTAGGTTGAAATACAGATG GCCACACGAGACCTTTCCTGACTGTATACCAAAAGATGTAAACAATTCTTGTACAATTACTGATGTTCAGTTCTTTGTTAACCTGGAGATCTTTGTAGAAGCAGCAAATGCTCTTGGGAAGGCTGAATCTGATCCTCTTGTTCTTGATCCCATTGAGATTG TTAAACCTCTGTCTCCACACAACTTATCAGTTAACTCAGGAATACTGCCTACTGTTCTAAAGCTTTCCTGGGAGAATCGGATTTCAGGAGCTGTGATGAAACTGAAATTCAATATTCGCTATAAAATCATTGGTGACACAAACTGGACCCAG GTTCCTCCTGAAGATACGGCTTCACCAAGAACTTCATTCAGTGTTCAGGGGCTCAGGCCCTACACAGAGTATGTCTTTTCAATTCGTTGCATGAAGGAGGATGGAGTGGGCTACTGGAGTGACTGGAGTGAGGAGAAAACTGGTGTCACCACTGAAGATA AACCATCTAAAGGACCACCTGTATGGAGGATCATTGATGCATCTCACTCACCAGGTTACTGGACTGTGCATCTGATGTGGAAG GCCTTGCAGCCATTTGAAGCCAATGGAGTAATCTTGCAGTATGAAGTAATTGTCAGAGCTAAATCATTTGTCTCCAGTCCACCAGAGAAATACAATGTCAAGACCACCAACCTTACATTAAAGCTGCCAAATGGAACTTACGAAGTGACTGTTATTGCCCATAATGGAGCTGGGGCATCCCCTCCATCAGTTTTACTTATCCCAGCAAGTAATTCAAAAG CTCCTGTGAGGAATGTTAGAACACTACCTAAGGATGGCAAGTTATGGGTAGGATGGACTTCTCCTAACAGTTATGTTCTTAAATATGTGATTGAATGGTGTCTAGTGTCCAATAGCTCGGACTGCATCATAGAATGGCAGATTGAACCAGGAAATGTTCAAGGCGCTTatttaaaag GTGATATAAAGCCATTCAAGTGTTACTTGATAACTGTGTACGCTCTGTATGGTGATGGTCAGGGAACTGGACAGTCTGTGAAGGCTTACCTTCAGCAGGATC GTCCTTCAAAAGGACCAACTGTTCAGACAAAAAAGGTTGGAAAAGCTGAAGCTGTTTTGACATGGAACCATCTCACAGTGGATGAACAAAATGGATTTATCAGAAGTTACACCATATTTTACAAAACAGTCGATGGAAACGAAACGG ctgtgACAGTGGATCCTTCCAAGACAGAGTATACCCTTTCTTCTCTGACCAGTGACACACTGTATACTGTGCGGATGATGGCATACACTGATGAAGGAGGCAGGAGTGGTCCTGATTTTACCTTTACTACACAAAAATTTG ggaaaggagaaattgAAGCCATAGTTGTACCTGTGTGTCTAGCATTCCTGTTGATTGTGCTCCttggagttttgttttgcttcaacAAACGTGACTT aattaaaaagcaTATCTGGCCTATTGTCCCAGATCCATCCAAGAGTAACATTGCTCAGTGGTCTCCTCAAGTTCCAGCTAAG CATAACTTTAATTCCAAAGATCAGATGTACCCAGAAGGCAGCTTTACAGATGTAAGCGTTGTAGAAATAGAAGCTGATGACAAGAAGTCTTTTTCAGATCAAGATCTAAAACCCTTTGATttgcttaaaaaggaaaaaagtactTCAGAAGGGCACAGCAGTGGTATTGGAGGATCCTCATGCATGTCTTCTCCTAGGCAAAGTGTCTCTGACAGCGATGAAGGTGAAACTACACAAAACACATCAAGCACTGTGCAGTATTCAACTGTAGTACTTAATGGCTACAGAGACCAGACACCTGTACAAGTCTTTTCAAGGTCTGAGTCAACTCAGCCACTGCTCGATTCAGAAGAGAGATCAGAGGATCATGCTGGAGGAGGTGATGATGCAACACAGAGGCAGCAGTATTTCAGACAAAATGGTGGTCAGAATGAAGCCAACATAGACAGGCCATGCTTTGAGAGAACAAAGGAAGTTGTTCCTGCTAATGAGGGAGATCTTGTTGGATTTGCACAAGTGCAGATCTCAGGTCAGAGTTCTCAGCCATTGGGCCTTGGGCTGGAAGAAAATACCCAGGAAGATGCTCCGTCAGACGTTTTACAGGGAAGTGCTGAAGGACAAGCTGTGAGACCTGGAACAGAGGAAGGAAATCCACCATCAGTTGAGGAAATGCCAAAAAGTTACCTCCCACAAACTGTGAGACAAGGCGGCTATATGCCTCAGTAA
- the IL6ST gene encoding interleukin-6 receptor subunit beta isoform X2: protein MVSGWNWVARGFCLLLNICSLDVSGELVQSCGHIIPESPVLALGSNFTALCILNESCLDFGNIYANQIIWKVKNKVVPKEQYHEINRTVSSVTFNDTSSLATPLTCNILADGQIEQNIYGITVTVGLPPEKPKNLSCIVHQESKLTYPMTCTWNPGRHTYLDTNFRLKYRWPHETFPDCIPKDVNNSCTITDVQFFVNLEIFVEAANALGKAESDPLVLDPIEIVKPLSPHNLSVNSGILPTVLKLSWENRISGAVMKLKFNIRYKIIGDTNWTQVPPEDTASPRTSFSVQGLRPYTEYVFSIRCMKEDGVGYWSDWSEEKTGVTTEDKPSKGPPVWRIIDASHSPGYWTVHLMWKALQPFEANGVILQYEVIVRAKSFVSSPPEKYNVKTTNLTLKLPNGTYEVTVIAHNGAGASPPSVLLIPASNSKAFLLIVLLGVLFCFNKRDLIKKHIWPIVPDPSKSNIAQWSPQVPAKHNFNSKDQMYPEGSFTDVSVVEIEADDKKSFSDQDLKPFDLLKKEKSTSEGHSSGIGGSSCMSSPRQSVSDSDEGETTQNTSSTVQYSTVVLNGYRDQTPVQVFSRSESTQPLLDSEERSEDHAGGGDDATQRQQYFRQNGGQNEANIDRPCFERTKEVVPANEGDLVGFAQVQISGQSSQPLGLGLEENTQEDAPSDVLQGSAEGQAVRPGTEEGNPPSVEEMPKSYLPQTVRQGGYMPQ, encoded by the exons ATGGTTTCTGGGTGGAACTGGGTGGCCCGTGGCTTCTGTCTGCTCTTGAACATTTGTTCTCTTGATG tttcaggTGAACTTGTACAGTCATGTGGTCACATCATCCCAGAGTCTCCTGTTTTGGCCCTTGGCTCCAATTTCACTGCATTATGCATTCTGAATGAGTCTTGTCTTGACTTCGGCAATATCTATGCTAATCAAATTATCtggaaagttaaaaataaagttgtaCCTAAAGAACAGTATCATGAAATAAACAGAACAGTTTCCAGTGTCACATTTAATGACACTTCTTCTCTAGCTACTCCTCTGACATGCAACATCTTGGCAGATGGACAGATTGAGCAGAACATTTATGGAATTACAGTTACAGTAGGCT TGCCTCCAGAGAAGCCAAAAAACCTAAGTTGCATTGTGCATCAGGAGTCAAAACTCACATATCCTATGACTTGTACCTGGAACCCTGGGCGACATACATACTTGGACACAAACTTTAGGTTGAAATACAGATG GCCACACGAGACCTTTCCTGACTGTATACCAAAAGATGTAAACAATTCTTGTACAATTACTGATGTTCAGTTCTTTGTTAACCTGGAGATCTTTGTAGAAGCAGCAAATGCTCTTGGGAAGGCTGAATCTGATCCTCTTGTTCTTGATCCCATTGAGATTG TTAAACCTCTGTCTCCACACAACTTATCAGTTAACTCAGGAATACTGCCTACTGTTCTAAAGCTTTCCTGGGAGAATCGGATTTCAGGAGCTGTGATGAAACTGAAATTCAATATTCGCTATAAAATCATTGGTGACACAAACTGGACCCAG GTTCCTCCTGAAGATACGGCTTCACCAAGAACTTCATTCAGTGTTCAGGGGCTCAGGCCCTACACAGAGTATGTCTTTTCAATTCGTTGCATGAAGGAGGATGGAGTGGGCTACTGGAGTGACTGGAGTGAGGAGAAAACTGGTGTCACCACTGAAGATA AACCATCTAAAGGACCACCTGTATGGAGGATCATTGATGCATCTCACTCACCAGGTTACTGGACTGTGCATCTGATGTGGAAG GCCTTGCAGCCATTTGAAGCCAATGGAGTAATCTTGCAGTATGAAGTAATTGTCAGAGCTAAATCATTTGTCTCCAGTCCACCAGAGAAATACAATGTCAAGACCACCAACCTTACATTAAAGCTGCCAAATGGAACTTACGAAGTGACTGTTATTGCCCATAATGGAGCTGGGGCATCCCCTCCATCAGTTTTACTTATCCCAGCAAGTAATTCAAAAG CATTCCTGTTGATTGTGCTCCttggagttttgttttgcttcaacAAACGTGACTT aattaaaaagcaTATCTGGCCTATTGTCCCAGATCCATCCAAGAGTAACATTGCTCAGTGGTCTCCTCAAGTTCCAGCTAAG CATAACTTTAATTCCAAAGATCAGATGTACCCAGAAGGCAGCTTTACAGATGTAAGCGTTGTAGAAATAGAAGCTGATGACAAGAAGTCTTTTTCAGATCAAGATCTAAAACCCTTTGATttgcttaaaaaggaaaaaagtactTCAGAAGGGCACAGCAGTGGTATTGGAGGATCCTCATGCATGTCTTCTCCTAGGCAAAGTGTCTCTGACAGCGATGAAGGTGAAACTACACAAAACACATCAAGCACTGTGCAGTATTCAACTGTAGTACTTAATGGCTACAGAGACCAGACACCTGTACAAGTCTTTTCAAGGTCTGAGTCAACTCAGCCACTGCTCGATTCAGAAGAGAGATCAGAGGATCATGCTGGAGGAGGTGATGATGCAACACAGAGGCAGCAGTATTTCAGACAAAATGGTGGTCAGAATGAAGCCAACATAGACAGGCCATGCTTTGAGAGAACAAAGGAAGTTGTTCCTGCTAATGAGGGAGATCTTGTTGGATTTGCACAAGTGCAGATCTCAGGTCAGAGTTCTCAGCCATTGGGCCTTGGGCTGGAAGAAAATACCCAGGAAGATGCTCCGTCAGACGTTTTACAGGGAAGTGCTGAAGGACAAGCTGTGAGACCTGGAACAGAGGAAGGAAATCCACCATCAGTTGAGGAAATGCCAAAAAGTTACCTCCCACAAACTGTGAGACAAGGCGGCTATATGCCTCAGTAA
- the IL6ST gene encoding interleukin-6 receptor subunit beta isoform X3 has translation MVSGWNWVARGFCLLLNICSLDVSGELVQSCGHIIPESPVLALGSNFTALCILNESCLDFGNIYANQIIWKVKNKVVPKEQYHEINRTVSSVTFNDTSSLATPLTCNILADGQIEQNIYGITVTVGLPPEKPKNLSCIVHQESKLTYPMTCTWNPGRHTYLDTNFRLKYRWPHETFPDCIPKDVNNSCTITDVQFFVNLEIFVEAANALGKAESDPLVLDPIEIVKPLSPHNLSVNSGILPTVLKLSWENRISGAVMKLKFNIRYKIIGDTNWTQVPPEDTASPRTSFSVQGLRPYTEYVFSIRCMKEDGVGYWSDWSEEKTGVTTEDKPSKGPPVWRIIDASHSPGYWTVHLMWKALQPFEANGVILQYEVIVRAKSFVSSPPEKYNVKTTNLTLKLPNGTYEVTVIAHNGAGASPPSVLLIPASNSKVPVDCAPWSFVLLQQT, from the exons ATGGTTTCTGGGTGGAACTGGGTGGCCCGTGGCTTCTGTCTGCTCTTGAACATTTGTTCTCTTGATG tttcaggTGAACTTGTACAGTCATGTGGTCACATCATCCCAGAGTCTCCTGTTTTGGCCCTTGGCTCCAATTTCACTGCATTATGCATTCTGAATGAGTCTTGTCTTGACTTCGGCAATATCTATGCTAATCAAATTATCtggaaagttaaaaataaagttgtaCCTAAAGAACAGTATCATGAAATAAACAGAACAGTTTCCAGTGTCACATTTAATGACACTTCTTCTCTAGCTACTCCTCTGACATGCAACATCTTGGCAGATGGACAGATTGAGCAGAACATTTATGGAATTACAGTTACAGTAGGCT TGCCTCCAGAGAAGCCAAAAAACCTAAGTTGCATTGTGCATCAGGAGTCAAAACTCACATATCCTATGACTTGTACCTGGAACCCTGGGCGACATACATACTTGGACACAAACTTTAGGTTGAAATACAGATG GCCACACGAGACCTTTCCTGACTGTATACCAAAAGATGTAAACAATTCTTGTACAATTACTGATGTTCAGTTCTTTGTTAACCTGGAGATCTTTGTAGAAGCAGCAAATGCTCTTGGGAAGGCTGAATCTGATCCTCTTGTTCTTGATCCCATTGAGATTG TTAAACCTCTGTCTCCACACAACTTATCAGTTAACTCAGGAATACTGCCTACTGTTCTAAAGCTTTCCTGGGAGAATCGGATTTCAGGAGCTGTGATGAAACTGAAATTCAATATTCGCTATAAAATCATTGGTGACACAAACTGGACCCAG GTTCCTCCTGAAGATACGGCTTCACCAAGAACTTCATTCAGTGTTCAGGGGCTCAGGCCCTACACAGAGTATGTCTTTTCAATTCGTTGCATGAAGGAGGATGGAGTGGGCTACTGGAGTGACTGGAGTGAGGAGAAAACTGGTGTCACCACTGAAGATA AACCATCTAAAGGACCACCTGTATGGAGGATCATTGATGCATCTCACTCACCAGGTTACTGGACTGTGCATCTGATGTGGAAG GCCTTGCAGCCATTTGAAGCCAATGGAGTAATCTTGCAGTATGAAGTAATTGTCAGAGCTAAATCATTTGTCTCCAGTCCACCAGAGAAATACAATGTCAAGACCACCAACCTTACATTAAAGCTGCCAAATGGAACTTACGAAGTGACTGTTATTGCCCATAATGGAGCTGGGGCATCCCCTCCATCAGTTTTACTTATCCCAGCAAGTAATTCAAAAG TTCCTGTTGATTGTGCTCCttggagttttgttttgcttcaacAAACGTGA